The Pyrus communis chromosome 14, drPyrComm1.1, whole genome shotgun sequence sequence TACAATGTAAATCTTCTGCGACCACTTACCTCTATTGGATTCATGCTAATTGGTGTCGGTGTTCCTAAAGTGTCAAGTTTACCTCTATTATATAGAAATAGCCTTCATTATATAGAAATAGCCTTCCTAAAGTGTCAAGTCTATTGGATTCTGCGACCACTTACCTCTATTATGTAGAAATAGCCTTCATGTAAGCTTGAGCCAATCGTAAATAGAAATAAACTctacattttaataaaattacaattttccttaaaaaaaaaaattaacgttaTTATTTAGGTCTCGTTTTAATAAACTTGCCTCCACGTTAGtaataaatcaaaattaattgtCAACAAAGACCTTTAACATGACTCCTTTACCTATCTTCCAAGCCACTATATACATGCACTTGCTATTTGAGACTAGGTGTTTCTATAATGGGATGAGCAAAATATCCATGGGTTTGGATAATCGTGGTTACCCGTTCATTTAAAGTTcacggttacggttatgggtaaccgtttagacgaacaaacggttatgggtataaccgtttatccgtgaaatttaaatgggcggttatgggtattacccacGGTTATGACGAGTATCcatcggttatgggtattaTCCGTGGTTATGACGGGTATCTATTTACccatttaatatatatattgtacacTCGGAAAGAAAATAGAAGATATTGTGTACCATTACGATGCGACATTGACAATCATCAAGACCTTTCCTTTGTAGGTGCTAAGATCTtagaaagaaaatagaagatATTGCGTACCATTGCGATGCAACGTTGCCGATCAAGAAAGATATTGTGTACCACTGCGATGCGACGTTGACGATCAAGACCTTCCCTTTGCAGGTGCtaagatatatatattagaGAGGAGAAGGACTAAGGGTCACTTttgtttgcctttttttttttatttttttttattttttatttttttcgatAACTAAGTGTACAATGTAAATCTTCTGCGACCACTTACCTCTATTGGATTCATGCTAATTGGTGTCGGTGTTCCTAAATGGGATACTAATTCAATTTATACGTTTCTTTTGTAGGCCTCTTTTGGTGACAACGATTCGATGAGACTTTGTGATTGAACGTGCTAAAACATTAGTGTTtgaaagtgtttagttttggaaTATTTTGGAGCTTGGAATCATCTagtattcaagataatgacgactttttatttttagaagctTTACTTTGTAGTCGTATGGATTATAATTAAAGACTTGCTTGGgtgtagtaaaaaaaatattgttcgtaaactattatttcaattattggaattgtatgaggacttaaatgattaaaatagggaaatgcatgctaaaatgtacctataacggtatttaattgtcagaaaacgaaaattatgacaaaattttctgttgtaattttcaagttgttaaaaacaaaaaaaaacatgtagacatGTGAAAAAGGGGTACATGGCTAAAAAAGGATAAACGGGTTAAAAAACTGGTaaatggttatggttaaatgggaAAACAGTTATGGTTAAATGGATACACGGTTATGtgtatggttaaccgtttataaacaaATATGGGTATGAATATAACCGTTTATGTAATTACCCAACGAGTAAACAGTTGTGCAGGTATGaacataaacggttatgggtaaataaccacGGTTACCCACCCGCCATTACCTTTACCCATCCCTATTCTACATTCACACTTTGATTTGGGAGCTACATCACGAATATTGTGCAAAGGGGAAAGGGTGGTTGTTCGCCCACTCTCTGGAAATGACGAAACTATACTCCAGTAACGCGAAGGTAGTAATGTCTTACGATCTGGATATCCCTACAGAGACGTCGACAACCGATCTTCGCAAATGGAGGGAGAATATAAGGGGGGACCCTAATCTCCTAAAACCACTCATAAAGGAATCAAAATGAATTGTCAACAAAGACCTTTAACGTGACTCATTTACCTATCTTCCAAGCCACTATATACATGCACTTGCTATTTGAGACTAGGTGTTTCTTTTGTCCTATTGTTACctcttgaaaattaaaatgctCTGCTATAAATGTAGCACTTTGTATTCATAgaactttcattaagtataactaAGTTAAGAAGTAAATTTTTTAAGTACACCTCTATTAAGTAATAACCTACTGTATGTAGAACTCTTCATTAAAAAATCTAAGTGCTTTCTAGAAAGCTCTTGAAAGTGCATCTTGAATGAACACATAGCAAGTGCTTCTCCAGAAAGCAATTCTACGATccatttatgtttttaagtttttttgtcCAAAGTAGTTGGAAGTGTAATCTTTCGTCATAAAACCCTTTTATCTCTTAAGAAGCAATTCCAACATTTGTTTCTTTATACCAataaatttgcttgcaagtacAGCCACATCAAGCTCAAAATCTCCTTCCTCCTATTATAAGCTAATAGGGAAAGAAGAAAACACACAATATTTCTTAGGAAATAATTTTCACACATTATTTTCCCTTCCATGcatgttttctttatttctaacctttaaataaataaaaaatttaatagacataaatgaataaaaatgtgCAGAACGAGAAAAATAATGTCAAAGAAATTATCTCCCTATCTAGATATAGTATATGCAAAGTTAAAACACCCCAACACCACTACCCCCAACACCCCCCtccaaaaagagaaagaaaaaaaaaaaaaaaaaactccttaAAAGTCCAAACCTTGATGCGAGAAGCCTTATATGGAAAGATCATTCCTTTTTGGATTAGTAAATATCCTCTTTAAAGAAAGTAGATCGAGTTACAATTTGCAAAGGCAGAATACTACTGTAAACAAGTAGCACTCTTTAATATTTCTTTAATCCTTCGGGGATGCTATACCACCGGCGCCCGCATTTATTAAATGAGTAATGGGaagattaactttttaaattaaattttataaattttaggaCATGGTTATTAacgattgaattattacttaagttgATTAATGTATTTATTTCATATTGGTAATACGTTATATAGTTTGCAATTTTggtctaaaaaattaatttgcctagcattactcttgttAAATTATAGACATccccatgcaatgcattcactCCTTTTATTGTATAAAAACTCGAAATATCTATGTTTATATCATGACTTAACCAAGGGCTAAAGAATATTGTCTGCCCACTTACATTTCCACATTTGATGACAGTATGAGCTGAGATCATTTTCGTGATGTGGGGAATATACACCAAAtcctttttagggttttgtcaACCGTACCAAATCGGTGCAACTACTTGCAAAAATAATCCACATATAGTGAGAGAGCTTTTGAGAAAGCAATCTCATTTGGAAACTCATGCGTGCTAATCAAACGGTCCCAAGGAGATTGAAATCACATTTACATAATCGGCATGAGATTCCATTTGAACGAGCATTCCTACCAATATTCCATTTGGAGGGGTAGATTTTGGCGATTAACTTGGTTCAGCAGTCGTTCTCGGTCCAACACTGACATCAATAGAACTACTGTGAGTTGATTAAGCGAATGTTGCACAATTGACCTGATCGAGATCAAAATCCATACCAAGTTCTTCTGCATTGGATCCAACATGAGCATCTAAGTCAGCTTTAAGGTAGGTaagggagaaaaaaaatctcaaatacATGGATTTGACAAACTTGAATTCTATTAAATACATGTTTTTGTTGTAAAGAGTAAAAGAAATTGACAGAAAtaaggattttaaaaattttaattgttaaattgatAAAATCAAATAACAACAACTTAATGACATTAttgattaaatattaataacatactaacaaaatctcaaaaaaaaaaaaaaaaaaaaaaatagcaattaaaatttgtattttcattATTCAGCCAATTTCCAAAAGAAATAAACCATTTAAATCTTTGATAGGCTAGCAAGTTGGATATGAAATGAAATAAGATTTATTTATTGGTTTGCAATTaattcttctttctcttcctttcttccttATATTTTCATGCTGCGAAGGCCCCATGGGGCAGACTAACTAACGAGTTGACAGGGCTGGTTCTGAGGGAGTGCGGGTGGTGTCACAGCAAGTGATAATCCTACTTTTCACGATCGATTTTGagtgaattttatatatatatatatatatatatatatatatatatatatatatattttttttttttcacatttattTATGACGAATTACTTCTTTTGGTACTTTCAAGCGAGATAATTCTGAAGTTTCAATTTATGTTTCGCACAGGATTTCTAAAATCTCAGATCCAACCCTGCTAGTTGATCATCTTTAATCAAAATCTCATATATCCAAAATTTTCCTTCTATTGACTTTATGTACAAGCTTTTCGGTTCTCTTCATCAGTTGAATGGGACGCGAATCTTGTTATCCTACTCATTAGATAAACCCAACTTATTTCTCCACTTACCTAGATTCTTCCGAATAAGATCAGCTATAGGCAATAACGGATAAATACCAAAATACCCTAATcttatgattttcattcacTTAATTATTAATTGTTGATACGTGaatatttacactaaattcattaaaattataCAGAGATTTAAATTTGAGTGCAAAAGATAGAGCGGATTGTCAAATCTGCTCACTTAATTATTagggaaaattagaatccccTAGAGTTTTTCTGtatcatttagattaaacatgtgtgcctttttaaaatttgattaaagtacTTTGACCAATAGTCacctctattttttaaaattaaaataatttttgaatttatcattttatctgATTGATGCATTTTAACTTACTTAGTGGAGctattattaattaaactatattttctcttcttccaaatatgtttttttgatcacattttttttatgcaaacatttaatattatttctttttccaaatggcttttttctttttcaaatagttggtaatcaatataaaagctccttgtaatttttttcaattttttttttgctctttttttaagtatagttgtTGACGAATTATTATTAGATACAATACATTACGTATATATTATCTGTGGGTACGTTTGAACTtacaaaatcattaattggtacgtttatttgcaattttgttacgtttgatttgatacatattgttaatattggtacattatttttattttggtacgttttattttgtacacattgtgtattggtacgtttatacTATTCACAATCCTATTTTCTCTTGacgtactaaaagaaaaacttacgtttgattttgggggatttaaaaatattttaaactattttggaaagaaaatatcttaaatcgtagataattattgctaaattgtagcattattgtgaaaataattttgaatttaacctttttttttttttttgacaattatcTCTAACAAAGGAGAGTGTAATCAAAAGGCTATATTATAGCAAATTTGTTACAATACATTGTGCatatagcaccaaaattatgacaaaaaaaagtttaatcaaatcactaaaagACATAAATGTTTGatctaaaaaattcaaaattgaggcgtctatatcaaaagatcctttattattaatttagtaATAAGTACATGCAAAAGATGATAATTCATGtctatatatattgttttcttGTATGATAAGGGTAACTCAGAAATTTAACGCTGCCACAATTTTCATGCAATATATATGTTATGCCACTTGTTTGTTCCATATCCTTCATATCGCGATACATACAAGAACACATATGTatactaaaatttgaaattacaagTTTCGCCTCAACGTCCTTATCCAGAATGCTAGTCTGGCACATGCATGAACAGATATATACCAATATCATTCATATATGTAAGCATGCCAAATAAAAGCAGTTGGGGTTATGCAATAAAATTAATCAACAACATAAAGAGTAACTCAACTTCGTTATAAAGCATACATAGTgtcccttaattttttttcgaCCTGGAATTCACGCTCCCATTGGTCAATCATGTCCTACACAGAACCAGTGATCCTAGCTAGGGTTACCGTCAAGTAACTGACCATGCATGCATAAGGGTAATTTGGGAATCAGATTACAATATCAATTTATCCTACCATCCCTTGCTAACTTTAAGCTTTTATTCTGTGGATCAAACTAAAATATTGCAAATCCTACCATGCACATTGAATAAGTAACCAGTATAAATAGACCTATAATGCACCTCAAGTTACtcatcaacaaaaaatttctACAATTTTAACACATACACTAAGCAATTAATATCTAGCAATGGACACAGTAGCGAGATTGGTGGATGAGAAGCCATTGGTGATCTTCAGCAAGAGTTCTTGTTGCATGAGTCACTCTACGAAGTCATTCCTACGTGGTTTTGGAGCAAACCCTACAATTTACGAGCTGGATCAAATGCCGAACGGGCAGCAGATCGAAAGAGCACTGCTGCAGCTCGGTTGTCGGCCAAGTGTACCTGCTGTGTTCATAGGGCAGCAGTTCGTCGGCGGTAATAATACAGTCATGGGTCTCCATGTACAGAATAAGCTTGTCCCTCTCCTCATGAGAGCCAAAGCTATTTGGATTTGGAACGAAaagtagtgtgtgtgtgtgtgtagatttAGTATTCAGATACGTACTGAACCCTAAATTCTAAACCACCGGCCCTACGAAGGGGCCGCTTCGATCTTTTTGTACTTTGATCTAGGTATATGAGTACCAAATTGAGAACTTCTGTCACGACGTTTATGAATACTGTAATTGCATATACTTCTAGCTCTTTCTTTccctaattttcatttttgttggaGATTACTTATGTATTGTATTTGATACAGAATGCATTGGGTTGAAGAATAACTCCCTATCTACCAGAGCAAACCACTTACAACATTACAAGCAACCCACCCACTTTTTATCTCAACCTTAATTAAGTTCGAGAAGGATACATTAATTAAGAGGCCCTTGGATTTTGTTTTCTGAACTATAGATTACGTACTGAAACCTTCTTATCAAAtataaatctagctaattaagGGGAAAATCTGGGTACACTtgttaattgatgatttggattACAACTCTTCTTACGTTTCCTTTACCAGTGAGCCACCGGCCCTTTGGTCTCAAGACAAAACTGCACATATAATAACGTGATAAATAATGGCAGTGAGAGAGTTATATGGTCCAACTTGCTGGTACGTTTGAGAAATTAGATTCTGTTGAGCTCTGAAGATTTTAACCTACTTGCATGTACCATGTgataaaatttgtatattagCTATAATAGAAGGGTTTTATACAATGAAGATGTTATTGTGGCAGTATTATAAACATTGTCACTCACGTATTATCATTGGAGAAAGTTAAACTGTATGTCATGTgtatttcgtatttatttgaAATGCCCCTATAATTATGACAATCTCATTATTTagaagagcttgagaaggaTTTGATGGAATGGTCGAATGAGTGCACAACAACATATTGTAGCGTTTCAAAGCAATAATGCGATGCTATGTATAGGGATGGATCTATATAGGGACTGGGGTGGTCCTAGGACCCTCCGAAGATCGGGAGAAACgcttgtgaagtaccatggagGACCACCCTAAACTTTAGATGGAGCTCTATGAAGGACTGGGTGGTATAAATcattgtgaaaaataaaaattagtatccCAGTAGATATAAGATCCACAGCTGAACTGGGTTTTCTTCACCATAGTTTGAATATGTAGTTGTAGAACCGGCTGGGTAAAGTGAATGAAGAAGATCGATTGTCCGTATGTCTGTCTTTTATGGAAACGGTGCCGTTttgcttcttccttttttttattttttatttttttttattttttttattttttaccccCCTTCTTATCTCCTTTTCTAGTTGAACCCACTATCTTCtctctaaatatttttttatctcaTTTTGCCGTTTGGCCCTTTTTTATATCCTTACAATCAGTGGCGAatccaggattttaaactcGGGGGTCCTATTAATAAAggtcaaaaaatttatagacaaaaataacattgaaaatatGGTCCTTTTGTCTTGAGCTTGAACTACCTGAACAAATAGATGGTCctattggctttggcttgaacTTTTTtgccatatttcttatttctaaactacatatttaacaaaaaatacaaaacatataccaattaaccaataaacaaaaattccatatttcttatttctaaacaacacatttaacaaaaaatacaaaacatataccaattacccaataaacaaaaattccatcTAAATTCTAATGATCAAATGAGtataaacataaaacatatcaacaatcatatcaataatagaCTAAAAATCTTCATcaatatctaatataatttaattgagattagattagaataccAAAAAACTTACTTGAATTGTGAACCAAATATGGTGGCCTAGAGATTTGGGGATGTATGATATTAGagtaataaaattataatatggGATTAAGTGTGAGATttagaattttagggttttgaaatttGAGGAGTTGGGGATTGGAAATTAGATGAATATGTTAAAGTTGGGCATTGGGGGAAGCAGAAAAGCGGGAAACGGGGGAAGGGTGGGACAGTGGTGAATGATGTGGGTTCGGGGTGGGATTTAAAATAATGGACAAACACTTTGGGTGgatttaaaaaacaatttaaaacaattGGGCAAAACACTGTCGTTTTGGGccaattattttctttcttctccggtCATCTTCTTCAACAAGAAGATGCCGTACCTGCAACTTGCGCTGCACGAGGGGTCCCCGAAAAATTTCTAGCAGTGATTTAGGGTCGCCGAAGGGTTCTGGGACCTCCCAGGTCTCTCTGTGGATCCACCTGCAATATATTGAAAGCTAAACATAATTGTAACCTTTTAAATTAATAGCCTTCACCtcataattattaatatcttataaGAAATAAAACCTTTTAATTTACTAGTattcttaaaaaattaaaaaaaaattaaaaaaaataaaaaaataaaaaacttttcaATTTACTAGTTCTCAAGAAAATTGACACTAAATACTGTAGTAAGGCTTTTAATCTTTACAAGATAAAACAAGGCTGCCCATATACACACAAAGTGCTCAACGAAGTGttcatttaaaaaatagagaaatttttttaaccGTTACACACTATTTTTGTCTACAGAATCTTTAAATCTTTTATACTAGGACCGCCCGAGGTTGGAATCCTGCATCCGCCACTGGCTATGTATATGTTTTTCTTCCATAAGAGCATCCCCAATGGGGGCTCTATCCTCCATGAGACTACCATATTTGAAGCCCTAGTGAGAAATTTCATCCCCAATGGGCCAGAAAATAGGACTACATCCACAACAAGGGCTAGCAACTTCATTTCTTGGATAGCAAAATATTAAGCTATATCTAGCCTAAAAAATTAATGGGACCCATATCAAAAAGGTAGcccaaacctttttttttttgttgttatttttaattcaaCTCAAAAAGGCTACATCTCTAGCAATATCTTCTTGATACCATTGTCGGCTTAGGTTCTTAACAACTCCAAACCTTACTTGTAGTATACCGAAAGCTCTTTCGACATCCTTTCGATATGCCTTATGCATACTCCAGAATAATTTTTTATCCCTTGTTTGATGATCTGTTGTTGTTTGGACAATAGTCGCCAATTTTGGATATATACCAACTACAAGATAATATCCTTGTTTGTGTTCGATACCATTAAGGGAATATCGAACAAGTGGAGCAAGTCTTTCATAAACATATCGTTACACCAACCTAGGGGTCCAAAGAATGCATGCCAGATCCATGTATCATATGATGCAATCGATTCGAGGACAATTGTTTCGATACCAGTGCATGCAATCTAGGCTCCCAAGAATACCAGCAAGTCACCCTTCGTCAGTTTACAAAGATATTCTGGTCCATAGACGGCGTTGATGGCATGACAGAACTTCTTGCAAGACTCTAAAGTTGTTGTCTCTCATACCCTTAAATATTCGTCAATTGAGTCGGCCACTGCTTCGTATGCAAGCATTCGGAATGCTGCTGTTATCTTGACATATGATGAGAATCCACGCTTTCCGATTGCGTCACATCTTTAAGTGAAATAATTGTTGAAATTGACGACTCCCTCCATGATCTTGTCAAACAACTCACGCCTAATGTGGAACCTGGCTCAGAAGAAGTGTGGTGGATACAATGGAGGGTTAGAGAAGTAATCATGCATAAGTTGAACATGACTCTGTTCCCGATCTCGATTAACTCTTTGTCGGCGTGACAAGGTGTCACCGTGTTTCGGCTCATTTTGCACTTGCGCAGCCTCTAAACGTCTCTGGAAGTGTTGATACATAGCCCCTACCATTGCAAAAGTAGCATTATCCTCATCTGACGAGGAGTTATCATTCCATGGTTGGGCCATTATAATTTGGCAGTTGGAAGGTTTTTGAGAGTAAAGGGATTGGAAGCTTATGTATTATGATATTAGTGTGATATCatttataaaaagtgaatgaGATTCGAGATGACGATCCAACGAGTTAGCTTGAGATGCGAAATCTGATCTAACGATTAGTGGAATATGAAATCTTATCTTATATGATTTCGACGAATGTGCCAATCATATAAACCaacggatgagattgagataagataATTTAATGCAGTGGTTGTCATGAAGtgaaatcttatcttatctGATTTCATAGAATAAACTaacggatgagattgagataaaaCAACCTAATCCGATGATAcataagtgatgaaatctaactttgtcagaattggattttttttaggttcaaaacttcattaaaaaaaattaagataacatgtctaaaaatcaatttaagaaaaattaagactaaaataaatttaatgtgtaatcaaattactacatatataaatatatagccCTATATAGAGCCCTAAAGGTATATAGCCCCTCATTGTGAGAGATTCTTTTATAGAGCCCCAAAGATTCCTCGAAGCTCTAAAATGGACTATATCCATCACTTTTCCAACCCCGTAGGGCCATATAGAACCCCTCATTGGGGATGCTCTAACATTGGCTTTTTACTCGAAGCACTACGGCACCAGTGTATCCATTCCATGCAAATCTCTCCCGCGGAGTTGATGATCCAATGACATCATACGATGAATAATCACGTGTTGCATGAGAGGTCCCAGCTGGATGCTCACATATGTCCTGCAAAAATGACAAGAAAACATGGAATAGGAAACCACGTGATGACAaggaaaagaataaaagaacaACTTATCAGAGCTTTACACGTACAAAAAATACCATATTGGGAATTTTCTGACGTCGATAAACTTCATTTTGTCTAGGGTTTTAGCTGTGCTGCAAACTAACGTACGCA is a genomic window containing:
- the LOC137714229 gene encoding monothiol glutaredoxin-S6-like, which codes for MDTVARLVDEKPLVIFSKSSCCMSHSTKSFLRGFGANPTIYELDQMPNGQQIERALLQLGCRPSVPAVFIGQQFVGGNNTVMGLHVQNKLVPLLMRAKAIWIWNEK